In Calditerricola satsumensis, the following are encoded in one genomic region:
- the flgK gene encoding flagellar hook-associated protein FlgK, with protein sequence MRSAFHGLEVGKRALFAQQAAMHTTGHNIANANTEGYTRQRAHLQAAPPIPHPGWQIDRAPGQIGTGVTVAALERMRVDFLDVQYRGQAKHAGYWTAKADALSKLEVLFNEPSDSGLQVVLDRFWQAWQDLAKEPESLAARAVVRQRGVAVAETLAALHRGLMEHQRDLNDVVRVKVDEINAIAAQIRDLNLQIARVVPHGYQPNDLYDQRDVLLDRLARLVDVRTEPAANGMINVYIGGQLLVEGTTANTVTAEPDAQGLYAVRLNGSDLALTSGELLGHLEARGHVVNGEVVGIIPSFLKRLNDLAVALAKEINDLHRAGMNLDDIQNRRTNPNAALDQLPFFIDRAWYEANPNALNDPNLDPTTIPDPSDAANVMVNPLILASLNKIAAATPDPNTGTSSEGDGSNARTIAAIKFKTITQGLPETSTLDDFYRYTIAQLGVDSQEAQRMKANSELLAGEIASRRESVSGVSLDEEMANLVKFQHAYNAAARLITTIDEMLNRVINGMGRVGL encoded by the coding sequence ATGCGATCCGCCTTTCACGGCTTGGAAGTGGGCAAGCGTGCCCTCTTTGCCCAGCAGGCGGCCATGCACACGACGGGGCACAACATCGCCAACGCGAACACGGAAGGCTACACCCGCCAGCGGGCGCACCTGCAGGCGGCGCCGCCCATCCCCCACCCCGGGTGGCAGATCGACCGCGCCCCGGGGCAAATCGGCACGGGGGTGACGGTGGCGGCCCTGGAGCGGATGCGCGTCGACTTTCTCGACGTGCAGTACCGCGGGCAGGCCAAGCACGCCGGCTACTGGACGGCGAAGGCCGACGCCCTGTCGAAGCTGGAGGTGCTGTTCAACGAGCCGTCCGACAGCGGGCTGCAGGTGGTCCTCGACCGCTTCTGGCAGGCGTGGCAGGACCTGGCCAAGGAGCCGGAAAGCCTGGCCGCCCGCGCCGTGGTGCGCCAGCGCGGCGTGGCCGTGGCCGAGACGCTGGCCGCGCTGCACCGCGGGCTGATGGAGCATCAGCGCGACCTGAACGACGTGGTGCGCGTCAAGGTGGACGAGATCAACGCCATCGCCGCGCAGATCCGCGACCTGAACCTGCAGATCGCCCGGGTGGTGCCCCACGGCTACCAGCCCAACGACCTCTACGACCAGCGCGACGTGCTTCTCGACCGCCTGGCCCGGCTGGTGGACGTGCGCACCGAGCCGGCGGCGAACGGGATGATCAACGTCTACATCGGCGGCCAGCTGCTCGTCGAGGGCACCACCGCCAACACGGTGACGGCCGAGCCGGATGCCCAGGGCCTTTACGCGGTGCGCCTGAACGGCAGCGACCTGGCCCTCACCTCGGGCGAGCTCCTCGGCCACCTCGAAGCGCGCGGCCACGTGGTGAACGGCGAGGTGGTGGGCATCATCCCGTCGTTCCTCAAGCGGCTGAACGACCTCGCTGTCGCGTTGGCCAAGGAGATCAACGACCTGCACCGCGCGGGGATGAACCTCGACGACATCCAGAACCGGCGGACGAACCCCAATGCCGCCCTCGACCAGCTGCCCTTCTTCATCGACCGCGCGTGGTACGAGGCCAACCCGAACGCCCTGAACGACCCGAACCTCGATCCAACCACCATTCCCGACCCAAGCGACGCCGCCAACGTGATGGTCAACCCGCTCATCCTGGCGTCGCTGAACAAGATCGCCGCCGCCACGCCGGACCCGAACACGGGCACCTCCTCCGAGGGGGACGGATCCAATGCCCGCACCATTGCGGCGATCAAGTTCAAGACGATCACCCAGGGCCTGCCCGAGACGTCGACGCTCGACGACTTTTACCGCTACACCATCGCCCAGCTGGGCGTCGACTCCCAGGAAGCCCAGCGCATGAAGGCCAACAGCGAGCTCCTCGCCGGGGAGATCGCGAGCCGCCGCGAGTCCGTCTCCGGCGTCTCCCTCGACGAGGAGATGGCCAACCTGGTGAAGTTCCAGCACGCCTACAACGCCGCGGCGCGCCTGATCACGACCATCGACGAGATGCTCAACCGCGTCATCAACGGCATGGGCCGCGTCGGCCTGTAA
- a CDS encoding TIGR03826 family flagellar region protein produces MSWNKLKNCPECGRVFVAYVATVCPDCQKKIDEEYQRCVDFLRQRQNRMATLAQLSAGTGVSVKRITQFIREGRLSLAEHPNLGYPCDRCGALIREGRLCPDCLSSLANLRRELEQETKRTGDGELSRSSVGYRGDWFARE; encoded by the coding sequence GTGAGCTGGAACAAGCTCAAGAACTGTCCGGAATGCGGTCGGGTGTTCGTGGCCTACGTGGCCACCGTTTGTCCCGATTGCCAGAAGAAGATCGACGAGGAGTACCAACGCTGCGTCGACTTTTTGCGCCAGCGGCAGAACCGCATGGCCACGTTGGCGCAGCTTTCCGCGGGTACGGGCGTGTCGGTGAAGCGCATCACCCAGTTCATTCGCGAGGGGCGCCTGTCGCTGGCCGAGCATCCCAACCTGGGCTACCCGTGCGACCGCTGCGGGGCCCTCATCCGCGAAGGGCGCCTGTGTCCGGACTGCCTGTCCAGCCTGGCCAACCTGCGGCGGGAGCTGGAGCAGGAAACCAAGCGAACAGGCGACGGCGAGCTTTCCCGTTCAAGCGTGGGGTACCGCGGCGATTGGTTTGCCCGCGAGTGA
- a CDS encoding flagellar protein FlgN — protein MESQLIDLLRRYLDVHRDLLRCAEEKRAALLRGDLARLQDVVQRERACVQRLAELEAERAALVAKACRRWGLAAESVTLSELVRHIPKPEARAEAEALGRELGALLSRLKRENGHNQELLADALAHVEASLALLADARRGGDVTYAPAGRSGATPVSSVFDQKV, from the coding sequence ATGGAGAGCCAACTCATCGACCTGTTGCGGCGCTATCTCGACGTGCACCGGGACCTCTTGCGGTGCGCGGAGGAAAAGCGCGCGGCGCTTCTGCGCGGCGACCTGGCGCGCCTGCAGGACGTGGTGCAGCGCGAGCGTGCGTGCGTGCAGCGCCTCGCCGAACTGGAGGCGGAGCGCGCGGCGCTGGTCGCCAAGGCGTGCCGGCGCTGGGGGCTGGCAGCGGAATCGGTTACGCTTTCGGAGCTGGTGCGGCACATCCCCAAACCGGAAGCGCGCGCCGAAGCCGAGGCCCTCGGCCGGGAGCTGGGCGCGCTCCTTTCCCGCCTCAAGCGGGAAAACGGCCACAACCAGGAGCTTTTGGCCGACGCGCTGGCGCATGTGGAGGCCTCCTTGGCGCTGCTCGCCGACGCGCGGCGCGGCGGCGACGTGACGTATGCGCCGGCGGGACGTTCGGGTGCGACGCCGGTTTCCTCGGTGTTTGACCAGAAAGTGTAA
- the flgM gene encoding flagellar biosynthesis anti-sigma factor FlgM, with the protein MKVNGPHSPYGPSAYASLRPGGARVDKRHADRDTVEISPEAKALLAQTPAADEKKGAAGAKDVTAPAASRAVGDDARAARLAQLKAAIASGTYRVPAEAVAERLLQRLFDEQA; encoded by the coding sequence GTGAAGGTCAACGGCCCGCATTCACCGTATGGCCCGTCGGCGTATGCGTCGCTCCGCCCGGGTGGCGCACGCGTCGACAAGCGGCATGCCGACCGGGACACCGTGGAAATCTCGCCGGAAGCTAAGGCGCTGCTGGCCCAAACGCCAGCCGCTGATGAAAAGAAGGGGGCGGCCGGCGCGAAGGATGTGACCGCCCCGGCGGCATCCCGCGCGGTGGGGGACGACGCCCGCGCGGCGCGCCTGGCCCAGCTGAAGGCGGCCATTGCCAGCGGAACGTACCGCGTGCCGGCGGAGGCGGTGGCCGAGCGGCTCCTCCAACGGCTGTTTGACGAGCAGGCGTAA
- a CDS encoding DUF6470 family protein — MQLPRLEIRQTFARLGLEITRPVQEIEQPKPDLGLTQRPARLTIERVPGRLVIDQSEAWAASGLKDPLTLARDCAAEGREAALDGIARIAEEGDRLRAIETGENAIAAIAAEKALPPPADFTIALMPSPFSVKMRYEPTRLLLHWELGGAFFDPKTHRPVHRYIPGKVNPYLLQKQQLEIAVVMPQVDRRA, encoded by the coding sequence GTGCAGCTGCCGCGCCTGGAAATCCGCCAAACCTTCGCCCGCCTGGGCCTGGAGATCACCCGCCCGGTGCAGGAAATCGAGCAGCCGAAGCCCGACCTCGGCCTCACGCAGCGCCCGGCGCGCCTCACCATCGAGCGCGTGCCGGGCCGTCTCGTCATCGACCAGTCGGAGGCGTGGGCCGCATCGGGCCTGAAAGATCCCCTCACGCTGGCGCGCGACTGCGCCGCCGAGGGACGCGAGGCGGCGCTGGACGGCATCGCCCGCATCGCCGAAGAAGGCGACCGCCTGCGGGCTATCGAAACGGGCGAGAACGCCATTGCGGCCATCGCAGCCGAAAAGGCCCTGCCGCCGCCGGCCGATTTCACCATTGCGCTCATGCCCTCACCCTTTAGCGTGAAGATGCGCTACGAGCCGACGCGGCTTCTGCTGCACTGGGAGCTCGGCGGCGCGTTTTTTGATCCCAAGACGCATCGGCCCGTGCACCGGTACATCCCGGGCAAGGTGAATCCCTATTTGCTGCAAAAACAGCAGTTGGAGATCGCGGTGGTGATGCCGCAGGTGGACCGCCGGGCCTGA
- a CDS encoding protein-export chaperone SecB produces MEKNSQHDIRSVLEFKGYHIDEFLFKRNKNFKEKENIDVKIKLAVRVTQDESDATVAMVCEIFDDDFSNDDFPFYLKVAIAGDFRCTVPNSKDFFELNGTAILFPYLRAFVTNFTAQAGFPPLILPPINVYKFLERES; encoded by the coding sequence ATGGAGAAAAACAGTCAGCATGATATTCGTTCCGTATTGGAGTTTAAAGGATACCATATAGATGAATTTTTGTTTAAGAGAAATAAAAATTTTAAAGAAAAGGAAAATATTGATGTTAAAATTAAGTTGGCTGTTCGTGTGACGCAAGACGAATCCGATGCAACGGTTGCGATGGTTTGTGAAATCTTTGACGATGACTTTTCCAATGACGATTTTCCTTTTTATCTTAAAGTCGCAATAGCAGGTGATTTTCGCTGTACGGTGCCCAATTCGAAAGATTTTTTTGAGCTCAATGGAACAGCGATATTGTTTCCCTACTTGCGTGCGTTCGTTACCAACTTTACAGCACAAGCGGGGTTTCCGCCTCTCATTTTGCCACCCATCAACGTTTATAAGTTTCTCGAGCGTGAATCATAG
- the fliW gene encoding flagellar assembly protein FliW, with translation MTLPADKIITFPEGLPGLEGLRRFCLVSLGEDAPFDVLQAVDNPAIRLVTLDPFRWYPGYAVDLSDAEAEALDLRAPEEAVVRAVVVVREPLEHSTVNLMAPIVINGRTRVGRQVVLHDSPYSLRHPLTAPLSVSGNRQMTWGEPAEGSGC, from the coding sequence ATGACGCTGCCTGCGGACAAGATTATCACCTTTCCCGAAGGACTGCCGGGCCTGGAAGGTCTCCGGCGTTTTTGTCTGGTTTCCCTCGGTGAGGATGCGCCCTTTGACGTGCTGCAGGCCGTCGACAACCCCGCCATCCGTCTCGTTACACTCGATCCGTTCCGGTGGTACCCGGGGTATGCCGTTGACCTGTCCGATGCCGAGGCGGAAGCCCTCGACCTGCGTGCGCCGGAGGAGGCCGTGGTGCGGGCGGTCGTGGTGGTGCGGGAGCCCCTCGAGCACTCGACGGTCAACCTGATGGCGCCGATCGTCATCAACGGGCGCACGCGCGTAGGCCGGCAGGTGGTGCTCCACGACAGCCCCTATTCCCTGCGCCATCCGCTCACGGCACCGCTTTCGGTTTCGGGGAACCGGCAGATGACGTGGGGCGAGCCGGCGGAAGGGAGCGGCTGCTGA
- the csrA gene encoding carbon storage regulator CsrA, with product MLVLTRKAGESIVIGHDIEVTVLEVRGEQVRLGIRAPRHVAVHRTEVYLAIQAENREAARSVAGLDALAAWWESRKRENEGENKGQEGE from the coding sequence ATGCTGGTCCTAACGCGGAAAGCGGGCGAGTCGATCGTCATCGGGCACGACATCGAGGTGACCGTTCTCGAGGTGCGGGGCGAGCAGGTGAGGCTGGGCATCCGCGCCCCACGCCATGTGGCCGTGCACCGCACGGAGGTCTACCTGGCGATTCAGGCCGAAAACCGTGAGGCGGCGCGGTCGGTTGCGGGGCTTGATGCGCTGGCGGCGTGGTGGGAGAGTCGAAAAAGGGAGAATGAGGGAGAAAACAAGGGACAAGAAGGTGAATAA
- the flgL gene encoding flagellar hook-associated protein FlgL: MTVRVTQSMLNRTFLQNLSRNLASLDKLQNQLSSGRKIAKPSDDPVVAVRGMTYRSALVEIEQFKRNVDEGLTWLETTDKALDEATNLLQRARELLVHGLNGAMTTEDRAAMAKEIAQIKEQLGNVANTAVAGRYIFAGTDTKNPPYDAQTGTWVNQNGQDILVEIGKGIYLPINVLGKDVFAVPDAANGIFGVLDAIARGLGGDATVDLNVQLGKLDDQLDNLLAVRATVGARMNRFELIQSRLEADEVNVTRLLSKEEDADMAEVITNLKTAENVYRAALAAGARIIQPSLVDFLR; this comes from the coding sequence ATGACCGTGCGCGTCACCCAGTCGATGCTGAACCGCACGTTCTTGCAGAACCTCTCCCGCAACCTCGCATCGCTGGACAAGCTGCAGAACCAGCTGTCCTCCGGCCGCAAGATCGCCAAACCCTCCGACGACCCCGTCGTCGCCGTTCGCGGCATGACCTACCGTTCGGCGCTGGTGGAGATCGAGCAGTTCAAGCGCAACGTCGACGAGGGGCTGACGTGGCTGGAGACGACGGACAAGGCCCTCGACGAGGCGACCAACCTCTTGCAGCGGGCGCGGGAGCTCCTCGTGCACGGCCTCAACGGGGCGATGACCACCGAAGACAGGGCGGCCATGGCCAAGGAGATCGCCCAGATCAAGGAGCAGCTCGGCAACGTGGCCAACACCGCCGTGGCCGGGCGGTACATCTTCGCCGGCACGGACACGAAGAATCCGCCCTACGACGCGCAGACGGGGACGTGGGTCAACCAGAACGGCCAGGACATTCTCGTGGAGATCGGCAAGGGCATCTATCTGCCGATCAACGTGCTGGGGAAGGACGTATTTGCCGTGCCCGACGCGGCAAACGGCATCTTCGGCGTCCTTGACGCCATCGCCCGCGGCCTGGGCGGCGACGCGACAGTGGACCTCAACGTGCAGCTCGGCAAGCTGGATGACCAGCTAGACAACCTCCTCGCCGTGCGGGCCACCGTGGGGGCGCGGATGAACCGCTTCGAACTGATCCAGTCGCGCCTCGAGGCCGACGAGGTGAACGTGACGCGCCTCCTGTCGAAGGAGGAAGACGCCGACATGGCTGAGGTGATCACCAACCTGAAGACGGCGGAGAACGTCTACCGCGCCGCCCTGGCCGCCGGGGCGCGGATCATTCAGCCCTCCCTCGTGGACTTCCTGCGGTGA
- a CDS encoding flagellar hook-associated protein 2, whose product MVMRISGFASGLDIDQIVSDLMKAERIPLTRLEQQRQLVQWQREAYLAVNSQLLKLRNAAFDLKLSSALNLKQIDITGNAGAVSAKATGGAIDGVITVEVKQVATAARTISDTLSWITDPVNDPNKPLAELKDSNNNALWTGTYSITINGVTITGDAGTDSLNTLLHKINTSSAGVTAYYDAANKKISFTAKEAGWVNGPNRDGATITFDDGGSGFLGTVLGVDRINENLKNDAVTAAQKAVVTINGLESEQNTNTLTVNGITITLKAVGTATLTVRTDVDAVVAKIKAFVDTYNETLSLFQTKLTEKRYRDYLPLTEEQKKEMTEEQIKLWEEKARSGLLRGDSVLQALEQSLRSIATAVYNTGSSAVNSLASIGIRSLSYQDNGKLYVDEAKLRQAIETDIEAVKKLFQQNGATEAEKGIAVRLYDRVAQAMKEVTRKAGSDPNVLDSSVLGWQLRDLNARISAWEQKLIDIENKYYRQFTAMEQAISRYNMQAMFLAQRFGGGAQG is encoded by the coding sequence ATGGTGATGCGCATTTCCGGTTTTGCCTCTGGCCTCGACATCGACCAGATCGTCTCTGACCTCATGAAGGCCGAGCGCATTCCCCTTACGCGCCTGGAGCAGCAGCGGCAGCTCGTGCAGTGGCAGCGCGAGGCGTACCTGGCCGTCAACAGCCAGCTCCTCAAGCTGCGCAACGCGGCCTTCGACCTGAAGCTCTCCAGCGCGCTCAACCTCAAGCAGATCGATATCACGGGCAATGCCGGCGCTGTCAGCGCCAAGGCCACGGGCGGGGCTATAGACGGGGTGATCACCGTCGAGGTGAAACAGGTGGCCACGGCGGCGCGGACAATCAGTGACACCCTGAGCTGGATAACCGATCCGGTGAATGACCCGAACAAGCCGCTGGCCGAACTCAAAGATAGCAATAATAACGCTTTGTGGACGGGAACCTATTCGATCACCATCAACGGCGTGACGATCACCGGCGACGCCGGCACCGATTCACTCAACACGCTGCTCCACAAGATCAACACGAGCAGCGCCGGCGTGACGGCCTACTACGACGCGGCCAACAAAAAGATTTCCTTTACCGCGAAAGAGGCGGGGTGGGTCAACGGCCCGAACCGCGACGGGGCGACGATCACCTTTGACGACGGCGGCAGCGGCTTTCTGGGGACGGTGCTCGGCGTGGATCGGATAAACGAAAACCTGAAAAACGACGCCGTGACCGCCGCCCAGAAGGCGGTCGTCACGATCAACGGCCTTGAGTCAGAGCAGAATACGAATACCCTCACCGTGAACGGCATCACGATCACTCTGAAAGCGGTGGGCACGGCCACCCTCACCGTCCGCACCGACGTCGACGCCGTGGTGGCGAAGATCAAGGCCTTTGTCGACACGTACAACGAAACGCTGTCGCTGTTCCAGACCAAGCTCACCGAGAAGCGCTACCGCGACTACCTCCCGCTCACCGAGGAACAGAAGAAGGAGATGACCGAGGAGCAAATCAAGCTGTGGGAGGAGAAGGCCAGGAGCGGCCTTCTGCGCGGTGACAGCGTGCTGCAGGCGCTGGAGCAGAGCCTGCGGTCCATCGCCACCGCCGTGTACAACACGGGGAGCAGCGCGGTGAACTCCCTGGCGTCGATCGGCATCCGCTCCCTCAGCTACCAGGACAACGGGAAACTGTACGTGGACGAGGCGAAGCTGCGGCAGGCCATCGAAACGGATATCGAGGCGGTGAAGAAGCTCTTTCAGCAAAACGGCGCGACGGAAGCGGAAAAGGGCATTGCCGTCCGCCTGTACGACCGCGTGGCCCAGGCGATGAAAGAGGTGACGCGCAAGGCCGGCAGCGACCCGAACGTGCTCGACAGCAGCGTGCTCGGCTGGCAGCTGCGCGACCTCAATGCGCGCATCTCGGCGTGGGAGCAGAAGCTCATCGACATCGAGAACAAGTACTACCGGCAGTTTACGGCCATGGAGCAGGCCATTAGCCGCTACAACATGCAGGCAATGTTCCTGGCTCAGCGGTTCGGCGGAGGTGCGCAAGGATGA
- a CDS encoding flagellin N-terminal helical domain-containing protein, giving the protein MRINHNISALNTYRMLTLNNTAVAKSLEKLSSGLRINRAADDAAGLAISEKMRAQIRGLEQAQRNAQDAISLIQTAEGALNETHSILQRMRELAIQSANATNTDDDRKALQDEIKQLISEIDRIGETTEFNTMKLLNGTLSGNQVGGVGSKLGDATAAYILVDDFNPGSSVTSGISQNVQVIVDGVTFNLTGVTGEDQFQWFQSLQTKLYAAIDAYNAANPNAPVVKPTFEIKDVQSQTSMDFVITSGTKGSKFQIEIRLLDDPSNTSAPAATDLVAELINNNNWTAGSDGQLSATAADAVTKLNDTDKLKMVVNGYTIEVMLNTVGEGTYNAGDDMTQLASDLETDINAALANYKDLTGVDFGTVTVSVKDGALVVESSNPDTVTIQFGVYDVSNALGLAGTGTAVTGGLNFHIGANKGQTLNLQLNDMRAAALNVADVDISTADGAQNAIAKLDSALKKVSEERAKLGAIQNRLEHTINNLGTAAENLTAAESRIRDVDMAKEMMEFTKMNILAQAATAMLAQANQTPQGVLQLLR; this is encoded by the coding sequence ATGCGCATCAACCACAACATAAGTGCGTTGAACACCTATCGCATGCTGACGTTGAACAACACGGCAGTGGCCAAGTCGTTGGAGAAGCTCTCCTCGGGTCTGCGCATTAATCGCGCAGCGGATGATGCAGCGGGCCTGGCCATTTCCGAAAAAATGCGCGCTCAGATCCGCGGTTTGGAACAAGCGCAGCGCAACGCCCAGGACGCCATCTCGCTGATCCAAACAGCGGAAGGGGCCTTGAACGAGACCCACTCGATTTTGCAGCGGATGCGTGAACTGGCTATCCAATCCGCCAACGCCACCAACACTGATGATGACCGCAAAGCATTGCAGGATGAAATTAAGCAGCTGATTAGCGAAATCGATCGCATTGGGGAAACGACCGAATTCAACACGATGAAATTGTTGAATGGTACGTTGTCGGGGAATCAAGTTGGCGGTGTGGGCAGCAAACTGGGGGATGCAACCGCCGCTTATATTCTCGTAGATGACTTTAATCCCGGCTCTTCAGTGACCAGTGGTATTTCTCAAAATGTACAGGTGATTGTTGATGGTGTGACGTTCAATCTGACGGGTGTAACTGGCGAAGATCAGTTCCAATGGTTCCAGTCCCTACAAACGAAATTGTATGCAGCCATTGATGCTTATAATGCTGCCAATCCCAATGCTCCAGTAGTCAAACCGACGTTTGAAATTAAAGATGTTCAGTCCCAAACGAGTATGGACTTTGTGATCACCAGCGGGACGAAGGGAAGCAAGTTCCAGATTGAAATCCGCCTGCTGGATGATCCGTCCAATACCAGCGCTCCTGCTGCTACCGACCTCGTTGCGGAGTTGATCAATAATAACAACTGGACTGCAGGGTCTGACGGTCAGCTGAGTGCTACTGCTGCTGATGCTGTAACGAAACTTAATGACACCGACAAGCTGAAGATGGTGGTAAACGGTTATACCATTGAAGTAATGCTGAACACGGTGGGTGAGGGTACTTATAATGCAGGAGATGATATGACGCAGTTGGCATCTGACCTGGAAACGGACATTAATGCTGCGCTAGCTAACTACAAAGACCTCACCGGTGTCGATTTCGGAACGGTTACAGTTTCCGTTAAAGACGGTGCGCTTGTGGTCGAATCCAGCAACCCGGATACGGTGACAATCCAGTTTGGTGTCTATGACGTTTCCAATGCCTTGGGTCTTGCGGGTACGGGTACGGCCGTGACGGGTGGCTTGAACTTCCATATTGGCGCGAATAAGGGGCAAACTCTCAATCTCCAATTGAATGATATGCGTGCAGCAGCGTTGAACGTGGCGGACGTTGACATTTCCACGGCTGATGGTGCTCAGAACGCCATTGCCAAGTTGGATAGCGCGCTGAAGAAGGTGTCGGAAGAGCGCGCTAAACTGGGTGCGATCCAAAACCGCCTCGAGCACACTATCAACAACCTGGGCACGGCGGCCGAGAACCTGACGGCGGCGGAGTCCCGTATCCGCGACGTCGATATGGCCAAGGAAATGATGGAGTTCACGAAGATGAACATCCTCGCCCAGGCGGCTACGGCCATGCTGGCCCAGGCCAACCAGACGCCGCAGGGCGTGTTGCAGCTGCTGCGGTAA
- a CDS encoding ComF family protein has protein sequence MRFFSRLLDWIAPSPGACRGCGRPAAPPPVHAFSHRVPAPAREALRRAWCRRCVEALMWLLGEPLDARCGCPPTSRCAVCAGELEAPFCAARSAVAYNTFVRDVLARYKFRGDEALEEPLAALLAAAVTALPPPGRRPDCVAYVPLHPDRARGRGFNQAERLARRWAAHAGVPVRELLVRVTATPPQSRQVRRARMQAVGDAFALADPAADLAGRRVLLVDDVYTTGATAVRCAAVLRDAGAEVYVATVARTLRPTPGDMPTAR, from the coding sequence GTGAGATTCTTTTCCCGCCTGCTTGACTGGATCGCCCCTTCGCCCGGCGCATGCCGAGGGTGTGGCCGGCCCGCCGCTCCTCCGCCGGTCCATGCCTTTTCGCATCGCGTTCCGGCGCCGGCGCGCGAGGCCCTGCGCCGCGCGTGGTGCCGCCGCTGCGTGGAAGCCCTGATGTGGCTGCTGGGCGAGCCGCTGGATGCCCGCTGCGGCTGTCCGCCCACGTCCCGTTGTGCCGTATGCGCGGGCGAGCTGGAGGCGCCGTTTTGCGCGGCGCGCAGTGCCGTGGCCTACAACACTTTTGTGCGCGACGTGCTGGCGCGCTACAAGTTTCGCGGTGACGAAGCCCTCGAAGAACCGCTGGCGGCGCTGCTCGCCGCGGCCGTGACCGCCCTCCCGCCTCCGGGGCGGCGGCCGGACTGCGTCGCCTATGTCCCGCTCCATCCCGATCGGGCGCGCGGGCGCGGGTTCAACCAGGCGGAGCGGCTGGCCCGCCGCTGGGCGGCGCACGCCGGGGTGCCGGTACGGGAGCTCTTGGTGCGAGTGACCGCGACTCCCCCGCAAAGCCGACAGGTCCGCCGCGCGCGCATGCAGGCGGTGGGGGACGCGTTTGCCCTGGCCGATCCCGCGGCGGATCTGGCCGGTCGGCGTGTGCTGCTCGTGGACGACGTCTACACCACGGGGGCGACGGCGGTGCGCTGCGCGGCGGTGCTCCGCGACGCCGGGGCCGAGGTGTACGTGGCCACCGTGGCGCGCACGCTCAGACCGACGCCAGGGGACATGCCCACCGCGCGATGA
- the fliS gene encoding flagellar export chaperone FliS, whose protein sequence is MNPTMQQYRQQVVQTATPAQLLLMLYDGAIRFTKQAIVATKEKRIQEAHEANLRVQDIVREWMVTLDPSYPIAQNLMALYDYFLHLLIQANVKKDAAPLEELLGYLEELRDAWAQAAKQVAGQMALAEGGAKR, encoded by the coding sequence ATGAACCCGACCATGCAGCAGTATCGCCAACAGGTGGTGCAGACGGCGACGCCGGCGCAGCTCCTGCTCATGCTGTATGACGGGGCCATCCGCTTCACCAAGCAGGCGATTGTCGCCACCAAGGAAAAGCGCATCCAGGAGGCCCACGAAGCCAACCTGCGGGTGCAGGACATCGTGCGCGAGTGGATGGTCACCCTCGACCCCTCGTATCCGATCGCCCAAAACCTCATGGCCCTCTACGACTATTTCCTGCACCTGCTCATCCAAGCCAACGTGAAGAAGGACGCCGCGCCGCTGGAGGAGCTCCTGGGCTACCTCGAGGAGCTGCGCGACGCCTGGGCCCAAGCGGCCAAGCAGGTGGCGGGGCAGATGGCCCTGGCCGAGGGCGGCGCGAAGCGATGA
- a CDS encoding flagellar protein FlaG gives MSGVQGIGAKQDRAKLLPLPPSEQGARVLRDSPPASDRTSRFQPEKSRETAFEQLVEQVEKANRFFLNHHTHLEFSIHKETKAIIVRIINSETQEVLKEIPPEKLLDLVAKLWEMAGLLIDERR, from the coding sequence ATGTCGGGAGTACAGGGAATCGGCGCGAAGCAAGACAGGGCCAAACTTCTCCCCCTTCCCCCTTCGGAACAAGGGGCACGCGTGTTGCGGGATTCGCCACCCGCGTCCGACCGGACGTCCCGTTTTCAGCCTGAAAAATCCCGTGAAACGGCTTTCGAACAGCTGGTCGAACAGGTGGAAAAGGCCAACCGCTTCTTCCTCAACCACCACACCCACTTGGAGTTTTCCATCCATAAAGAAACGAAGGCCATCATCGTCCGCATCATCAACAGCGAGACGCAGGAAGTGCTCAAGGAGATCCCGCCGGAAAAACTGCTCGACCTGGTGGCCAAGCTGTGGGAGATGGCGGGGCTGCTGATCGACGAAAGACGTTAA